A stretch of Candidatus Thorarchaeota archaeon DNA encodes these proteins:
- a CDS encoding type II toxin-antitoxin system RelE/ParE family toxin, protein MSKFEVLLSETAVSQLDLLESQQADRIKESLRKLKENPFVSRSGADIKKLVSVDDPPLFRLRIGDYRAIYFVDEKEVKITQIIHRSKGYKWLE, encoded by the coding sequence TTGAGCAAGTTTGAGGTTCTATTGTCTGAAACCGCTGTTTCCCAACTCGATTTGCTAGAATCCCAGCAGGCAGACCGAATCAAAGAGTCTCTTCGGAAACTCAAGGAAAACCCGTTCGTGAGCCGTTCGGGTGCGGATATCAAGAAGCTAGTTTCCGTTGACGACCCTCCACTTTTCCGGCTGCGTATAGGTGATTATAGAGCCATATACTTCGTAGACGAAAAAGAGGTAAAAATTACACAGATAATTCATAGAAGCAAGGGGTACAAATGGTTGGAGTGA